AGTGCTGCATATATAGCAGGTGCTGTGACATTTATTTAACAAGAATTTTGTGGGTATCAGATCGGAGAGTATGGTTTAGGCCAATCAAGCAGTATAAAGAGGAGGAGGTGTGGACAGCAGTATTATTCTGATGATTTTTGTTACTGTAGGAGAGGGAGGGGTAGGGTAGGAGGGATAAGGTGCAGAGCTCTGGGGATGTGGCCTggaggaaagaggcagagagaaaagggggCGTTTCTAAAGACACTGCAGTCAGCTTTCTGAGGTACATGTATTTGAGAAGAGACATCACCACCAATGGCCTGATTCCCCCCACAAAAAAACCGTTCTCTGGAATAGAAATGGGGCTCCCTCACCCTCCTTTCCTAGCCCTCTGTTGCCCGTGAgaaattagaaagaagaaaagccagATCCCTAAGAAGAACCTTCCTGGAAGAAAGAAGCTGTTCCGAGTGGGTGTCGGTGCTTACATAGGCTgctctgaaaaaacaaaacaaaaaaaaccaacgtGTTCTGTTCAGGTCTGTACGGCGACAGCGACGGCGGGAGGCTGTCCCTTCAGAAGAAGGCAGGGTTGGTGTGCTCGATGACGCAGCGCTTGCAGTGGCGTTTCACGAAGCGCAGCGCCTCCACGGACACTTCGCAGTCCTGCACGTTCAGCATCTGCAGGTCGAAGCAGTTGGCCGCCACGATCTGCAGGCCCTGGCCCGTGATGCTCTCGCAAGACTTGAGGCTGAGGCGCTTGAGATTGAAGCAGTTCAGGGCCAGGCACTCCAGGCCCGTGTCGGAGACCAGAGGGCATTTGCCGATGTCCAGGGACTTGAGTTTGGCGCAGTTCTTGGCGAGGTACTCCAGGCCGTGGTCCGTGATGCCCTCGCAGCCCCTGGCGTTGAGGTAGCGCAGCTTGCCGCAGTACTTGGCCACGTAGCGGATGCCCACGTCGGTGACCCGGCCGCAGTGCGCGATGCTGAGGTACCGCAGGCGGGACTCCAGCTTGGCGATCTCGCGCAGGCCGAAGTCGCTGACGAAGCGGCAGTCGCTGACGCTCAGCTCCTTGATGGAGGCGCAGTAGATCATCAGGTAGCGGAGGCCCTCGTCGGTGAGGCGAACGCAGCGACGCAGGTACAGGTGGGTCAGCTGCGTGCAGTGGGCCGCGATGGTGtgcaggccttcatcttccagcACGAAGCAGTCCGTCATGTCCAGGTAGCGGATGGAGATCTGTTTGCCGTGCAAGGGGGACAGTTTAATGGAGGCCTCCCGGGTCAAGCTGATGCAGGTCACCTTGGAGCATCCTACACGGAGAGACAGAACACACGCTCAGAACGACCTCGGGGAATGGTGGGGGGCTCCTGAATAGATTCCTACCCCTCTCTGGATTGGGGTCTCCATgtttccccctccccttcctggccCGTCAGGAGAAGGAATGCGAGAATGGGCTTTCTGTGTTCATTTCATCACTTAACTACTCTGGGCTTAAGAGGCTTTGGGCTTTTAGAATCAGAAAGATAAGGGTTCCAATGCTAGATCCATCACGGGTTGGCCTAACAGTTGGGCAAATCGGTCCTTCTAAATATGTCCTTTGCTTTAAAATAAGGATGCTCTGCTTTCCTGTAAGGTGGCTGTAAAGAAGACATGAGACCATGTGTGTAAATATCCCATCCTGGCTCTGGAAAGTTCAGGAAGCTCAGGAAAGGTTAGTTCTTACCCTGCAGTGGTCTGGTAGCTCTCTACTCCAAAAAAGTGAGATCAGAGATAGAAGGATGGATCATGACCCGGGTTTGACAGAAAGAACACTGGCTTGAGAGTCACAAAAGAGCTCAGGTCTACTTTTTATGGTctgaggcaggaggcttaagtttTCTGAGTCTCAAGACTCTCTTCTGAAATGGGAGTGAGTCGCTGGTATGCCTACAACTGTGGGCATATAATGAGGATGCAACCAGGTAATGGATGTGGATATACTTTGAAAACCATGGGAAATATATGCAGTAATTAGTCTAACAAGGTGACCCTGTAGGGATTCGATTCCAccctctctggtccaggaagaacaACTGTGTCTTCAGGATTATCCTCTATCCCCTCAGTTTGTCCTGCTTTTACCTGCTACGATCACAGTTGCCAGACACATTCTGGAACAGTACTCCTGTCATGCTCAAGGCCATCTCACTACAAGTGTAAAAGCTAACGTCTAAAGGGGGCCTCCGAGGACCTGCACTCCTAGGACCTTACGTCTTCCCCCTCTTCAACCCCGCTGGCCTCCTTGCTagttcccagatggctcagatgcCTCCCTGCCTCAGCATGTGTGCACTGGACAGGGCATCCGTGGATAGCGCCCTGGGTCACCCCCACTTTCCTAGGTCTCAGAGCAAATGTCCTTTTATAGGACAACTCTTTGTGAGTCATCCTGAATGAACTAGTACTCCCTGCCTGACTCCCATTTATTTTCAGCATTCATTATCACTTTGAGGaattatatacttatttattcacttctattcacatttatttatgtgtttgcaCTCCTCATGGAATATAAGTTCCTGAGAAAAAGGATTCACACTTCAATGCTGTATCCCTCATACCTGGTTCAGAGCTGGTTCTCACTAAGtacctgttgaatgaatgaatgaatgattatatAGAGTGTATACGGTCCCtatatatcagggcttccctgatagctcagttggtaaaggatccgcctgcaatgcaggagatcctggttcaattcctgggtcatgaagatctgctggaagggataggctacccactccagtattgttgggcttcccttgtggctcagctggtaaagaatctgcctgtgatgcgggagatgggttggatccctgggttgggaagatcccctggagaagggaaaggctacccactctagtattctggcttgaagaattccatggactgtataagtccatagggtcacaaagagttggacacaactgagtgactttcactttctttcactttcatacagttTTTTATAGGAAAACCTGATGGGATAATCCAACTTCCAACATGTAAATGTCCTCAGGATTGTGATTGAGGCTGAGGTATATCTAACATTGATAAACCAACTATTTTATAGTTAATTataatgccttttatttctgttgaaagataatgtttacaaagtgctttatataaacatttgagaaaacgtttattgattttcttgattctttttttttcacttgattcTTTAAACAATCCATTTTCTAGATAAGAAAATTAGTACTCAGGAAGATCTCTTTAGATGCCTCTCTAAACCTTGTTTCTAAACTCCCTTCCCCTAAATATGTGTGGGAATagattttgtatgtatatatttataccatatattatataactattatatattttatgacaTATGAAACActcatttcattatatatttcagttcactgtatattactatttaaaatatgtacacagTCTATTTTAGTATATGAACATACATCATTAATATATATAGCCAAATACATCATGTAagtgtatatgcatacatatgttttCTTCCACTACGTAGACTGTACATATACTTTTcgttttctttctcctctgcccAAATCCCTCTGCCACTCTAAAGCCAGGTGCTTCACCTCCTCGGCTCTGTGCCTTGGCTGATGACGTCATCTCCAAGCCTTCTAAGCAACCACGGGATAGTGCTAATGGGGATTTTCCTCCCTCTCCTGGCAGGCTGCCCAGGAAACTCTTATAATATAAAATTCAGGTCCTGGGAATAATGACATTCAGAAGACATGTGCTACCAAGTCGAAGACTTTCAGGAAGGAGCAAATCATACACCCCAGCACTGGAGAACAAAGATGTGGCTTGTCAGAGGCTGTGCCCGCGACCCCAGGAGGCTCTGTGGTTTTGCAGAAGGTGGTTGGTACC
The sequence above is a segment of the Cervus elaphus chromosome 25, mCerEla1.1, whole genome shotgun sequence genome. Coding sequences within it:
- the FBXL7 gene encoding F-box/LRR-repeat protein 7 isoform X2, whose amino-acid sequence is MSDSDLSMRTLSTPSPALICPPNLPGFQNGRGSSTSSSSITGETVAMVHSPPPTRLTHPLIRLASRPQKEQASIERLPDHAMVQVFSFLPTNQLCRCARVCRRWYNLAWDPRLWRTIRLTGETINVDRALKVLTRRLCQDTPNVCLMLETVSVSGCRRLTDRGLYTIAQCCPELRRLEVSGCYNISNEAVFDVVSLCPNLEHLDVSGCSKVTCISLTREASIKLSPLHGKQISIRYLDMTDCFVLEDEGLHTIAAHCTQLTHLYLRRCVRLTDEGLRYLMIYCASIKELSVSDCRFVSDFGLREIAKLESRLRYLSIAHCGRVTDVGIRYVAKYCGKLRYLNARGCEGITDHGLEYLAKNCAKLKSLDIGKCPLVSDTGLECLALNCFNLKRLSLKSCESITGQGLQIVAANCFDLQMLNVQDCEVSVEALRFVKRHCKRCVIEHTNPAFF
- the FBXL7 gene encoding F-box/LRR-repeat protein 7 isoform X1 → MGANNGKQYGSEGKGSSSISSDVSSSTDHTPTQAQKNVATSEDSDLSMRTLSTPSPALICPPNLPGFQNGRGSSTSSSSITGETVAMVHSPPPTRLTHPLIRLASRPQKEQASIERLPDHAMVQVFSFLPTNQLCRCARVCRRWYNLAWDPRLWRTIRLTGETINVDRALKVLTRRLCQDTPNVCLMLETVSVSGCRRLTDRGLYTIAQCCPELRRLEVSGCYNISNEAVFDVVSLCPNLEHLDVSGCSKVTCISLTREASIKLSPLHGKQISIRYLDMTDCFVLEDEGLHTIAAHCTQLTHLYLRRCVRLTDEGLRYLMIYCASIKELSVSDCRFVSDFGLREIAKLESRLRYLSIAHCGRVTDVGIRYVAKYCGKLRYLNARGCEGITDHGLEYLAKNCAKLKSLDIGKCPLVSDTGLECLALNCFNLKRLSLKSCESITGQGLQIVAANCFDLQMLNVQDCEVSVEALRFVKRHCKRCVIEHTNPAFF